A DNA window from Chelativorans sp. AA-79 contains the following coding sequences:
- a CDS encoding AzlC family ABC transporter permease: MTAESFAEPRPSDDFLAGARASVPVVLAVVPFGLLFGALALEHGLSTFEAVLMSAAIYAGASQMVGIDLFGTKIAPWVIVLSIVAVNFRHVLYSATIGRHLAHWTPLQRLVGFFFLVDPQFAEAEQRVERRQPVSFAWYMGLALPVYLCWVTESWLGALFGRFIPDARTFGLDFILPIYFLAMVMSFRKRPLWLPVVGISAVVSIIAYRTVGSPWHVSIGALAGVLLGALLAPSTSKEEKP; this comes from the coding sequence ATGACCGCAGAAAGCTTTGCCGAGCCGCGACCGTCGGACGATTTCCTCGCCGGTGCGCGGGCAAGCGTTCCCGTCGTGCTGGCGGTCGTGCCGTTCGGGCTTCTTTTCGGCGCGCTGGCGCTGGAGCATGGGCTTTCCACCTTCGAGGCCGTGCTGATGAGCGCGGCCATCTATGCCGGCGCCAGCCAGATGGTGGGCATCGATCTCTTCGGCACGAAGATTGCTCCGTGGGTGATTGTGCTCTCCATCGTCGCCGTCAATTTCCGCCACGTGCTCTATTCGGCCACCATCGGCCGGCATCTCGCACACTGGACGCCGCTGCAGCGTCTGGTCGGCTTCTTTTTCCTCGTCGATCCGCAGTTCGCCGAGGCGGAGCAGCGTGTCGAGCGTCGTCAGCCGGTCAGCTTCGCCTGGTATATGGGGCTCGCGCTTCCGGTTTATCTCTGCTGGGTCACCGAATCCTGGCTCGGCGCGCTTTTCGGGCGCTTCATCCCCGATGCGCGCACGTTCGGCCTCGATTTCATCCTGCCGATCTACTTTCTCGCCATGGTGATGAGCTTCCGCAAACGCCCCTTGTGGCTACCGGTGGTGGGCATCAGCGCCGTGGTCTCCATCATCGCCTATCGGACGGTGGGCTCGCCCTGGCACGTTTCCATAGGCGCGCTTGCCGGCGTCCTCCTCGGTGCGCTGCTCGCGCCTTCGACGTCCAAGGAGGAGAAGCCGTGA
- a CDS encoding AzlD domain-containing protein, translating to MSATTTFWIIIAGAVLTYLTRAGGHLVLSRFERIHPRVEAGLNAVPAAVLTTLVAPAAMEGGPAEIAALVTGAAISLLGGGMMTIFFSSAAVLIALRHVLG from the coding sequence GTGAGCGCCACCACGACGTTCTGGATCATCATCGCCGGCGCTGTCCTCACCTATCTCACGCGGGCAGGCGGCCACCTCGTGCTCTCCCGTTTCGAGCGCATCCACCCGCGCGTGGAAGCCGGGCTCAACGCCGTGCCCGCAGCGGTGCTGACGACACTCGTGGCGCCCGCCGCTATGGAAGGCGGGCCGGCGGAGATCGCGGCCCTCGTCACCGGTGCCGCCATCTCGCTCCTCGGCGGCGGCATGATGACGATCTTCTTCTCCTCCGCCGCGGTGCTGATCGCGCTAAGGCACGTCTTGGGCTAG
- a CDS encoding aminopeptidase P family protein — translation MFQSFDSKSDPAQAKPRIERLRAQMAAVGIDILLVPHSDEYQSEYLPPSAERLSWLTGFTGSAGAAVILRERAVLFVDGRYTLQAREQTDPALFEIDSLIENPPPEWLKANASRGARIGFDPWLHTIEEVRGLRKAVEKFGIELVPLDRNLVDAIWEDRPAPPAEPVRIHPLKFAGDPAEEKLKRISGKLADEGIDHTVLTNAASLAWAFNIRGGDVAHTPLALGFAILSASGRPKLFLDPRKLAGEARTHLAGLADLHAPEALEPALASLAEGSKLGLDHGLAPERLRLLVEESGGSAVEFPDPAALPRATKNETELKGARAAHLRDGAALAHFLAWVDEQTPESLDEITVVERLEAFRRRVGEEAQMPLRDISFDTISGSGPNGAIVHYRVTEKSNRRLSAGELLLIDSGAQFEDGTTDVTRTVALGEPTDEMRNRFTLVLKGVIALSMLRFPPGTRGMDIDALARVNLWQAGLDYGHGTGHGVGSYLGVHEGPQRIAKSGKEKLLTGMILSNEPGYYRQGHYGIRIENLIVVSPPEPIPGGEIDMHGFETLTLVPIDRRLIDPALLSPQERDWLNAYHKRVFEAIGPLVDGPTSAWLEKATAPL, via the coding sequence ATGTTTCAGTCCTTCGACAGCAAGTCCGATCCCGCCCAGGCGAAACCGAGGATCGAGCGCCTGCGCGCGCAGATGGCCGCGGTGGGCATCGATATCCTTCTCGTCCCCCACAGCGACGAGTATCAGAGCGAATATCTTCCCCCGAGCGCGGAACGCCTTTCATGGCTCACCGGCTTTACCGGCTCGGCGGGCGCCGCCGTCATCCTGCGGGAAAGGGCCGTCCTGTTCGTGGACGGGCGCTATACGCTCCAGGCACGCGAGCAGACGGATCCCGCCCTGTTCGAGATCGACAGCCTGATCGAGAACCCGCCGCCCGAATGGCTGAAAGCGAACGCCTCCAGGGGTGCGCGCATCGGTTTCGATCCGTGGCTGCACACAATCGAAGAGGTGCGCGGACTGCGCAAGGCCGTGGAGAAGTTCGGCATCGAGCTCGTGCCGCTCGACCGCAACCTCGTGGATGCCATATGGGAGGACCGGCCCGCGCCTCCTGCCGAGCCCGTCCGCATCCACCCCCTGAAATTCGCGGGCGATCCGGCGGAGGAAAAGCTGAAGCGCATTTCCGGCAAGCTGGCGGATGAAGGCATCGACCACACGGTGCTGACCAACGCGGCATCGCTGGCCTGGGCCTTCAACATCCGCGGCGGCGACGTGGCGCATACGCCGCTCGCCCTCGGCTTTGCCATTCTGTCGGCGTCCGGCCGCCCGAAACTGTTCCTGGACCCGAGGAAACTCGCGGGTGAAGCCAGGACCCATCTCGCCGGACTTGCTGACCTCCACGCGCCGGAGGCATTGGAGCCGGCGCTCGCGTCTCTTGCCGAAGGCAGCAAGCTCGGGCTCGATCACGGCCTTGCGCCCGAGCGCCTGCGCCTGCTGGTGGAAGAGAGCGGCGGTTCGGCGGTGGAGTTCCCGGATCCCGCCGCCCTGCCCCGCGCCACCAAGAACGAGACCGAGCTGAAGGGCGCACGCGCCGCCCATCTGCGCGACGGCGCGGCTCTTGCCCACTTCCTCGCCTGGGTGGACGAGCAGACGCCCGAAAGCCTGGACGAGATCACGGTGGTGGAGCGGCTCGAGGCGTTCCGCCGCCGGGTGGGCGAGGAAGCGCAGATGCCGCTGCGCGACATCTCCTTCGACACCATCTCCGGATCCGGTCCGAACGGGGCGATCGTGCATTACCGGGTGACCGAGAAGAGCAACCGCCGGCTTTCCGCCGGAGAGCTTCTGCTGATCGATTCCGGCGCCCAGTTCGAGGACGGGACGACGGATGTCACCCGCACGGTGGCGCTGGGCGAACCGACGGACGAGATGCGCAACCGGTTCACGCTGGTCCTGAAGGGCGTGATCGCGCTCTCGATGCTGCGTTTCCCGCCGGGCACGCGCGGCATGGACATCGACGCGCTTGCCCGCGTCAACCTCTGGCAGGCCGGCCTGGACTACGGCCATGGCACCGGCCACGGCGTCGGCTCCTATCTCGGGGTGCACGAGGGGCCGCAGCGCATCGCCAAGAGCGGCAAAGAGAAGCTGCTGACGGGCATGATCCTCTCCAACGAGCCGGGTTATTACCGCCAGGGGCATTACGGCATCCGCATCGAGAACCTGATCGTCGTCTCCCCCCCGGAGCCGATTCCCGGCGGCGAGATCGACATGCACGGTTTCGAAACGCTGACGCTCGTGCCGATCGACCGGCGGCTGATCGACCCGGCCCTGCTCTCACCCCAGGAACGGGACTGGCTCAACGCCTACCACAAGCGGGTCTTCGAAGCGATCGGTCCGCTGGTCGATGGGCCGACCTCGGCGTGGCTGGAGAAGGCAACTGCGCCGCTCTAG
- a CDS encoding 50S ribosomal protein L11 methyltransferase encodes MPQTRLFFRLSGPRAKHAYSLLENAFDDEGLPLSIMEIDEAEDLHEISVYAPDEPEPVATRMRDLLSPFPVSAEIESEVLPDIDWVAHALAGLKAVRAGRFFVHGSHERGEEHAGEIPIEIEASLAFGTGHHGTTSGCLEMISRLVPRERPHNALDLGTGSAVLAIAIARLAHIPVLATDIDPVAVRVARGNVRLNRASEWVETVAAPGFHHPAFAKRKPFDLIVANILARPLMSLAPAMAAHLAPGGSLILSGILARQRWPVIAAYAGQGFRHVSTLHREEWVTIHMKR; translated from the coding sequence ATGCCCCAGACACGTCTCTTTTTCCGCCTGAGCGGCCCGCGCGCGAAACACGCCTATTCGCTGCTGGAAAACGCCTTCGATGATGAAGGCCTCCCGCTTTCGATTATGGAGATCGACGAGGCTGAGGACCTGCACGAGATTTCCGTTTACGCTCCCGACGAGCCGGAACCGGTCGCCACGCGCATGCGGGACCTGCTTTCCCCGTTCCCGGTATCGGCGGAAATCGAATCGGAAGTGTTGCCGGACATCGATTGGGTTGCGCACGCGCTGGCCGGCTTGAAGGCCGTTCGCGCCGGCCGCTTCTTCGTGCACGGCTCCCACGAACGGGGCGAGGAGCACGCCGGCGAAATCCCGATCGAGATCGAGGCGAGCCTGGCCTTCGGCACCGGCCATCACGGCACCACCTCGGGCTGCCTCGAAATGATCAGCCGCCTTGTCCCGCGCGAGCGTCCGCACAACGCGCTCGATCTCGGTACCGGCAGCGCCGTGCTTGCCATCGCCATCGCACGGCTGGCGCATATTCCTGTGCTTGCCACCGATATCGATCCCGTGGCCGTGCGCGTCGCGCGCGGGAATGTGCGTCTCAACAGGGCCTCGGAATGGGTGGAGACGGTTGCCGCGCCGGGTTTCCATCATCCGGCTTTCGCAAAGAGGAAACCGTTCGACCTGATCGTGGCGAACATTCTTGCCCGCCCTCTGATGTCGCTGGCACCGGCCATGGCGGCCCACCTTGCGCCGGGCGGCTCGCTGATTCTATCGGGCATCCTCGCGCGCCAGCGCTGGCCGGTGATCGCCGCCTATGCCGGCCAGGGTTTCCGCCATGTCAGCACCCTCCACCGCGAGGAGTGGGTGACGATCCATATGAAGCGCTGA
- a CDS encoding SCO family protein has product MMRYILVGILALMVLAVGLLSFEWYRGQNQAVAFGAPFELVDDSGQPITEKAFQGRPTALFFGFTHCPDVCPTTLFEMEGWLDELGEEGEDLQAFFITVDPERDTPEVMKTYLGNFSDRVTGITGDPEKVAAMAKAFRIYSRKVELEDGDYTMDHTASVMLLDRNGDFFGTISYEENAETAVAKLRRLINEG; this is encoded by the coding sequence ATGATGCGCTATATCCTGGTCGGCATTCTTGCCTTGATGGTTCTCGCCGTCGGCTTGCTCTCCTTCGAATGGTATCGCGGCCAGAACCAGGCCGTCGCTTTCGGCGCTCCCTTCGAACTCGTCGACGACAGTGGCCAGCCGATCACGGAGAAAGCATTCCAAGGCCGTCCAACCGCCCTGTTCTTCGGCTTCACCCATTGCCCTGACGTCTGCCCCACAACCCTTTTCGAAATGGAAGGCTGGCTGGATGAACTGGGTGAGGAAGGCGAGGACCTGCAGGCCTTCTTCATCACCGTCGACCCCGAGCGCGACACGCCGGAGGTGATGAAGACCTATCTCGGCAACTTTTCCGACCGGGTGACCGGCATCACCGGCGATCCCGAGAAGGTCGCCGCGATGGCCAAGGCCTTCCGCATCTATTCCCGCAAGGTCGAGCTCGAGGACGGAGACTACACCATGGACCACACCGCTTCGGTGATGCTGCTCGACCGGAACGGCGATTTCTTCGGTACGATTTCCTATGAGGAGAACGCCGAAACGGCTGTCGCGAAGCTGCGTCGGCTGATAAACGAAGGCTGA
- a CDS encoding DapH/DapD/GlmU-related protein has product MDDLRFTDSEPRIHPTAELKSCRLGRYTAIAERVILREVTVGDFSYFERHAESIYTHIGKFCSIAANTRLNALEHPMERVTTHKVSYRPNEYFRYRGLDSAFLEGRRAKHVAIGNDVWIGHGAVVLPGVSIGDGAVVGANAVVSRDVEPYTVVAGVPARVIRRRFEPEIAAKLQALRWWDWPLDQLFEAVPDMQALSIEDFLRRWADGRLPGTP; this is encoded by the coding sequence ATGGACGATCTGCGCTTCACCGATTCCGAGCCTCGCATCCATCCCACGGCGGAACTGAAGTCCTGCCGGCTGGGCCGCTATACAGCCATCGCAGAGCGTGTGATCCTGCGTGAGGTCACGGTGGGCGACTTCAGCTATTTCGAGCGACATGCCGAGAGCATCTATACGCATATCGGCAAGTTCTGCTCCATTGCGGCAAACACGCGGCTGAACGCGCTGGAGCATCCGATGGAGCGCGTGACAACGCATAAGGTGAGCTATCGCCCGAACGAGTATTTCCGCTACCGCGGCCTCGATTCGGCCTTTCTGGAGGGCAGGCGCGCGAAGCATGTCGCCATCGGCAACGATGTCTGGATCGGCCATGGAGCGGTGGTCCTGCCCGGCGTCAGCATCGGCGACGGGGCGGTGGTCGGAGCGAATGCGGTCGTCAGCCGTGACGTGGAGCCCTATACCGTCGTGGCCGGCGTTCCGGCGCGGGTCATCCGAAGGCGCTTTGAACCCGAGATCGCCGCCAAGCTCCAGGCACTGCGGTGGTGGGACTGGCCGCTCGACCAGCTCTTCGAGGCCGTGCCCGACATGCAGGCGTTGTCCATCGAGGACTTCCTGCGGAGATGGGCGGACGGTCGACTCCCGGGAACTCCCTGA
- a CDS encoding UvrD-helicase domain-containing protein yields the protein MPGSPDDLPFFGDDEAPRPAQPREGGIAARAMAARQTQAPRYLDALNPEQRLAVETTEGPVLVLAGAGTGKTRVLTTRIAHILATGRAYPSQILAVTFTNKAAREMKMRIGVLVGGAVEGMPWLGTFHSIGVKILRRHAELAGLTSSFTILDTDDQIRLIKQIIQAEGLDDKRWPARQFAMMIDGWKNKGLGPADIPEGDARAFANGKGRALYAAYQERLKTLNATDFGDLLLHPIRIFREHPDVLAEYHRRFRYILVDEYQDTNTAQYMWLRLLAQRPKTPAEGRARDRAPGDVSPAPAEAGERSSHSAVSADRVNICCVGDDDQSIYGWRGAEVDNILRFEKDFPGATVIRLERNYRSTAHILGAASHLIAHNEGRLGKTLFTEHADPDAPKVKVHAAWDSEEEARAVGEEIEALQAKGHALNNMAILVRASFQMREFEDRFVTLGLNYRVIGGPRFYERQEIRDALAYFRVVAQGADDLAFERIVNVPKRGLGEAAVRQIHDVARMRNTPLLQAARDLAGTEELKPKPRASLRNLVESFERWQGLLDRTKHTELAEQILEESGYTDMWKNDRSAEAPGRLENLKELIRSMEEYESLRAFLEHVALVMDAERDEEHDAVSLMTLHSAKGLEFDTVFLPGWEEGLFPHQRSLDEGGRSGLEEERRLAYVGLTRAKKNLHLWFTSNRRIHGLWQSTIPSRFLDELPEAHVEVVEDGSAYGGYGRPLGDRQAGRPNPYGASRFDTVGEVFTNSYATPGWQRAQKNRTEATAKNWGTRSGHQVERVGYGEPDSGYGAGRGSVKGRVIEGELVAKSVSDSPSAFKVGDRVFHMKFGNGNIAAIDGNKLTIDFDKAGQKRVLDGFVERV from the coding sequence ATGCCAGGTTCCCCGGACGATCTGCCGTTCTTCGGCGACGATGAAGCACCCCGCCCCGCCCAGCCGCGCGAGGGCGGGATCGCCGCGCGCGCCATGGCCGCGCGGCAGACGCAGGCACCGCGTTATCTGGATGCGCTGAATCCGGAGCAGCGCCTCGCGGTGGAGACCACCGAAGGGCCGGTCCTCGTGCTTGCGGGCGCCGGCACCGGCAAGACCCGTGTGCTCACCACGCGGATCGCGCATATCCTCGCCACCGGCCGCGCCTATCCCTCCCAGATCCTCGCCGTCACCTTCACCAACAAGGCCGCCCGCGAGATGAAGATGCGCATCGGCGTTCTGGTCGGCGGAGCGGTCGAGGGGATGCCCTGGCTCGGCACCTTCCATTCGATCGGCGTGAAGATCCTGCGCCGCCACGCGGAACTTGCCGGCCTCACCTCCTCCTTCACCATCCTCGACACGGACGATCAGATCCGCCTCATCAAGCAGATCATCCAGGCCGAGGGGCTCGACGACAAGCGCTGGCCGGCGCGCCAGTTCGCCATGATGATCGACGGCTGGAAGAACAAGGGGCTCGGCCCCGCCGACATCCCCGAGGGCGACGCCCGCGCCTTCGCGAACGGCAAGGGCCGCGCGCTCTATGCGGCCTACCAGGAGCGGCTGAAGACGCTGAACGCCACCGACTTCGGCGACCTGCTCCTGCACCCGATCCGCATCTTCCGCGAGCACCCGGACGTGCTTGCCGAATACCACCGCAGGTTCCGCTATATCCTGGTGGACGAGTATCAGGACACCAACACCGCGCAATATATGTGGCTTCGGCTGCTCGCGCAAAGGCCAAAGACTCCGGCCGAAGGCCGCGCGCGCGACCGCGCGCCGGGCGACGTTTCGCCCGCCCCCGCGGAGGCCGGCGAGCGAAGCTCTCACTCGGCCGTAAGCGCAGACAGGGTCAACATCTGCTGCGTCGGCGACGACGACCAGTCGATCTATGGCTGGCGCGGGGCGGAGGTGGACAACATCCTGCGCTTCGAGAAGGATTTCCCCGGCGCGACGGTGATCCGGCTGGAGCGCAATTATCGCTCGACCGCACATATCCTGGGTGCCGCCTCCCATCTGATCGCCCACAATGAAGGCCGCCTCGGCAAGACGCTGTTCACCGAACACGCCGACCCGGACGCGCCGAAGGTGAAGGTGCATGCGGCCTGGGATTCGGAGGAAGAAGCGCGCGCCGTGGGCGAGGAGATCGAGGCGCTGCAGGCCAAGGGCCATGCGCTCAACAATATGGCGATCCTCGTTCGCGCTTCCTTCCAGATGCGCGAGTTCGAGGATCGCTTCGTCACCCTCGGCTTGAACTACCGCGTTATCGGCGGTCCCCGCTTCTACGAGCGGCAGGAGATCCGCGACGCGCTGGCCTATTTCCGCGTGGTGGCGCAAGGAGCGGACGATCTCGCCTTCGAGCGCATCGTCAACGTACCGAAACGCGGCCTGGGCGAGGCTGCCGTGCGGCAGATCCACGACGTGGCGCGCATGCGCAATACGCCCCTCCTCCAGGCAGCGCGTGATCTCGCGGGAACGGAGGAACTGAAGCCCAAGCCGCGTGCCTCGCTTCGCAACCTTGTGGAGAGCTTCGAGCGCTGGCAGGGCCTTCTCGACCGCACCAAGCATACGGAGCTTGCCGAGCAGATCCTCGAAGAGTCGGGCTATACCGACATGTGGAAGAACGATCGTTCGGCCGAGGCGCCGGGCCGGCTCGAAAACCTCAAGGAGCTGATCCGCTCCATGGAGGAATACGAGAGCCTGCGCGCCTTTCTCGAACACGTCGCCCTGGTCATGGATGCGGAGCGCGACGAAGAGCACGACGCCGTCAGCCTGATGACGCTGCATTCCGCCAAAGGGCTGGAGTTCGACACCGTCTTCCTGCCCGGCTGGGAGGAAGGCCTTTTCCCGCACCAGCGGTCGCTGGACGAAGGCGGACGCTCGGGGCTGGAGGAGGAGCGGCGGCTCGCCTATGTCGGCCTCACACGCGCGAAAAAGAACCTGCATCTCTGGTTTACGTCGAACCGGCGTATCCACGGGCTGTGGCAGTCGACCATCCCTTCGCGCTTCCTGGACGAACTGCCGGAAGCGCATGTGGAGGTGGTGGAGGACGGCAGCGCCTATGGCGGCTATGGCCGACCGCTGGGCGACCGGCAGGCGGGCCGGCCCAATCCCTACGGGGCCTCGCGGTTCGATACGGTGGGCGAGGTGTTTACAAACAGCTACGCCACGCCCGGCTGGCAGCGCGCGCAGAAGAACCGCACCGAGGCCACGGCGAAGAACTGGGGCACGCGCTCCGGCCATCAGGTGGAGCGGGTCGGCTATGGCGAGCCGGATTCGGGCTACGGCGCGGGACGCGGTTCGGTCAAAGGCCGCGTCATCGAAGGCGAGCTGGTTGCCAAATCCGTCTCCGACAGCCCCTCGGCCTTCAAAGTGGGCGACCGCGTCTTCCACATGAAATTCGGCAACGGCAACATCGCCGCCATAGACGGGAATAAGCTCACCATCGATTTCGACAAGGCGGGCCAGAAGCGCGTTCTCGACGGTTTCGTCGAGCGGGTTTAG
- a CDS encoding dienelactone hydrolase family protein, giving the protein MSRPQITQAMIDAYDEYTHLTLDRRGFMEKLTKLAGTSAAAAAIAPLLAANSARAAIVPEDDTRLHTEDITYPGENAEMKGYLARPADAQGPLGAVIVIHENRGLNAHIRDVARRMALEGFVALAPDFLSPLGGTPEDEDQARQMFRQLDRDQTVANGVATVAFLEDHDGTNGRVGAVGFCWGGGMVNQLAVNAPALDAAVAYYGAQPDAEEVDQISAPLLLHYAGLDERINAGIEDYRDALDAAGKEYTIHVYEGVNHAFNNDTSEARYDKEAADLAWQRTVDFLKENLA; this is encoded by the coding sequence ATGTCACGACCGCAGATCACCCAGGCGATGATCGACGCCTATGACGAATACACCCACCTCACCCTCGACCGCCGCGGCTTCATGGAGAAGCTGACAAAGCTTGCCGGCACCAGCGCCGCGGCCGCCGCCATCGCACCGCTGCTTGCTGCAAACAGCGCCCGGGCGGCGATCGTGCCGGAGGACGACACCCGGCTTCACACCGAAGACATCACCTATCCCGGCGAGAATGCGGAGATGAAGGGCTATCTCGCGCGCCCCGCCGACGCCCAGGGACCGCTCGGTGCGGTCATCGTCATCCACGAAAACCGCGGGCTCAACGCGCATATCCGCGATGTGGCGCGCCGCATGGCGCTCGAAGGCTTCGTGGCGCTCGCGCCCGACTTCCTTTCGCCGCTGGGCGGCACGCCGGAAGACGAGGACCAGGCGCGGCAGATGTTCCGTCAGCTCGACAGGGACCAGACAGTGGCGAACGGCGTGGCCACGGTCGCATTCCTCGAGGATCATGACGGCACGAACGGCAGGGTGGGCGCGGTCGGCTTCTGCTGGGGCGGCGGCATGGTCAACCAGTTGGCCGTCAACGCGCCCGCACTCGATGCGGCGGTGGCCTATTACGGCGCGCAGCCCGATGCGGAGGAGGTGGACCAGATCAGCGCGCCGCTGCTTCTGCACTATGCAGGGCTCGACGAGCGCATCAATGCGGGCATCGAGGACTATCGCGACGCGCTCGATGCTGCCGGAAAGGAATACACCATCCACGTCTACGAAGGCGTCAATCACGCCTTCAACAACGATACCTCGGAAGCGCGCTACGACAAGGAGGCGGCCGATCTCGCGTGGCAGCGGACGGTGGACTTCCTCAAGGAGAATCTTGCCTGA
- a CDS encoding FAD-linked oxidase C-terminal domain-containing protein, with protein sequence MNIAAAAQRNEAGIVAVLERLGARFGERLQTGRALREQHGHTTTYIRNQAPDGVFYPEALQEVQEAVRLCAEFGVPVIPFGTGSSLEGHVNAPAGGISFDMSRMKRVIAVNQEDLDCTVEAGLTREELNQYLRDTGLFFPIDPGANASLGGMAATRASGTNAVRYGTMRENVLSLTAVLADGRAITTARRARKSSAGYDLTRLLVGSEGTLGVITSLTLKLHGIPPAISGGVCPFPTVEAACNAVIMTIQMGIPVARIELVNTLGMRAINTYSKLDYPESPCLFLEFHGSEAGVAEQAEMFGEIAAEFSGGPFVWTAAGEERQKLWKARHDFYWASFVLRPGSKALSTDVCVPISRLAECIMETEADIEESGLVAPIVGHVGDGNFHVAVMMDTGNPAEIARAEAFVSRLNGRALAMEGTCTGEHGIGQGKMRYLEQEHGAGVDVMRTIKQALDPQGIMNPGKILVPADT encoded by the coding sequence ATGAATATTGCCGCAGCGGCGCAGCGCAACGAAGCCGGGATCGTGGCCGTGCTGGAAAGGCTCGGCGCGCGGTTTGGCGAACGATTGCAGACGGGCAGGGCGCTTCGCGAGCAGCACGGCCATACCACGACCTACATCCGCAATCAGGCGCCCGACGGCGTTTTCTATCCCGAAGCGCTGCAAGAGGTGCAGGAGGCCGTGCGGCTTTGCGCCGAATTTGGCGTGCCCGTCATCCCCTTCGGCACGGGCTCGTCCCTCGAGGGCCATGTAAACGCGCCTGCGGGGGGCATTTCTTTCGACATGTCGCGGATGAAGCGGGTCATCGCCGTAAACCAGGAGGACCTCGACTGCACCGTCGAGGCCGGTCTCACGCGGGAGGAACTGAACCAGTATCTGCGCGACACGGGGTTGTTCTTCCCGATCGATCCCGGCGCAAATGCGAGTCTCGGCGGCATGGCGGCCACGCGCGCCTCCGGCACCAATGCGGTCCGCTACGGCACGATGCGCGAGAACGTGCTTTCGCTGACGGCGGTGCTTGCCGACGGACGAGCCATCACGACGGCGCGGCGGGCGCGCAAATCCTCCGCCGGCTACGACCTCACACGGCTTCTTGTCGGTTCGGAAGGCACGCTCGGCGTGATCACCTCGCTGACGCTGAAGCTGCATGGCATCCCGCCCGCGATCTCCGGCGGCGTCTGCCCATTCCCGACCGTCGAGGCCGCCTGCAATGCCGTCATCATGACCATCCAGATGGGCATTCCGGTGGCGCGCATCGAGCTCGTGAACACGCTGGGCATGCGCGCCATCAACACCTATTCCAAGCTCGATTATCCCGAAAGCCCGTGCCTTTTCCTCGAATTCCACGGCAGCGAGGCGGGCGTGGCCGAGCAGGCGGAGATGTTCGGCGAGATCGCGGCGGAGTTCTCCGGCGGCCCCTTCGTCTGGACGGCGGCCGGCGAGGAGCGACAGAAGCTGTGGAAGGCGCGGCACGATTTCTATTGGGCAAGCTTCGTCCTCCGTCCGGGTTCCAAGGCCTTGTCGACGGATGTGTGCGTGCCCATCTCGCGCTTGGCCGAATGTATCATGGAGACCGAAGCCGACATCGAGGAAAGCGGTCTCGTCGCTCCTATCGTCGGCCATGTGGGCGACGGCAATTTCCACGTGGCGGTGATGATGGACACCGGAAACCCGGCCGAAATCGCGCGGGCGGAAGCTTTCGTTTCCCGGCTCAATGGACGGGCCCTGGCCATGGAAGGCACCTGCACGGGCGAGCACGGCATCGGCCAGGGGAAGATGCGCTATCTGGAACAGGAGCATGGCGCAGGGGTTGACGTCATGCGCACCATCAAGCAGGCGCTCGATCCACAGGGGATCATGAATCCTGGGAAAATCCTTGTTCCGGCTGATACATAG